In Acidobacteriota bacterium, one DNA window encodes the following:
- a CDS encoding ABC transporter ATP-binding protein, translating to MANDQPAVITLKDLTKVFYTDEVETHALAGIHLQINAGEFVAIGGPSGCGKSTLLSILGLLDTPTGGEYTLNGQPVANLNLGERSRIRNREIGFIFQSFNLIGDLSVYENVELPLTYRGMPSAERKQRVQAALERVGMAHRAKHLPSQLSGGQQQRVAVARALVGKPSILLADEPTGNLDSKNGDAVMDLLHELHAGGATICMVTHDPRFARYADRTVHLFDGQIVDESHAQEESAVVTQS from the coding sequence ATGGCAAACGATCAACCGGCCGTCATCACACTCAAGGATTTGACCAAGGTCTTCTACACCGACGAGGTGGAAACCCACGCTCTTGCAGGCATTCACCTGCAGATCAACGCCGGCGAATTCGTCGCCATCGGCGGACCCTCCGGCTGCGGCAAGTCCACGCTGCTGTCGATCCTCGGTCTGCTCGACACCCCCACCGGTGGCGAGTACACCCTCAATGGCCAGCCTGTGGCCAACCTCAATCTGGGCGAGCGGTCGCGCATCCGCAACCGCGAGATCGGTTTCATTTTCCAGAGTTTCAACCTCATCGGTGACCTCTCGGTCTACGAAAACGTCGAGCTGCCGCTCACCTATCGCGGCATGCCCTCGGCGGAGCGCAAACAGCGCGTCCAGGCCGCCCTCGAACGCGTCGGCATGGCCCATCGCGCCAAGCACCTGCCCAGCCAGCTCTCCGGCGGCCAGCAGCAGCGTGTCGCCGTCGCCCGCGCTTTGGTGGGCAAACCCAGCATCCTGCTTGCCGACGAGCCGACCGGTAACCTCGATTCCAAAAATGGTGACGCTGTGATGGATCTGCTGCACGAGCTGCACGCCGGCGGCGCGACCATCTGCATGGTGACGCACGATCCCCGTTTCGCGCGTTACGCCGACCGCACCGTGCATCTGTTCGATGGCCAGATCGTGGACGAATCCCATGCCCAGGAAGAGTCCGCGGTCGTGACCCAAAGTTAA
- a CDS encoding polyisoprenoid-binding protein: protein MSTVWNIDPVHTHVQFSVRHMMVSNVKGRFAKSSGTVTLDESDFSKSKVDVEIDAASLETQEPQRDAHLKSADFLEVAKYPKLTFRSNRITPQGTEGAYTMSGDLTIHGVTHPVSLSVDAPGPAVKDPWGGVRRGFEATGEISRKEWGLVYNQALEAGGVVVGDKVKISLEVELIKAQEKAA, encoded by the coding sequence ATGTCCACAGTTTGGAATATCGATCCGGTTCACACGCACGTGCAGTTCAGCGTGCGCCACATGATGGTCAGCAACGTCAAAGGCCGTTTCGCTAAATCCAGCGGCACGGTCACGCTCGATGAGTCCGACTTCTCCAAATCGAAAGTGGACGTCGAGATCGACGCGGCTAGTTTGGAAACCCAGGAGCCACAGCGCGACGCACATCTCAAAAGCGCTGATTTCCTCGAAGTCGCCAAATACCCCAAACTCACCTTCCGCTCCAACAGGATTACCCCACAGGGCACCGAGGGAGCTTACACCATGTCGGGTGACCTGACCATCCACGGGGTCACCCACCCGGTCTCTCTCTCTGTCGACGCGCCCGGCCCTGCAGTCAAAGATCCCTGGGGTGGCGTCCGCCGCGGCTTTGAAGCCACGGGCGAAATCAGCCGCAAAGAATGGGGCCTCGTCTATAACCAGGCCCTGGAAGCCGGCGGTGTCGTCGTCGGCGATAAAGTCAAAATCAGCCTCGAAGTCGAACTCATCAAAGCCCAGGAAAAGGCCGCCTAA
- a CDS encoding PadR family transcriptional regulator, translating to MGNELDKRGSAEVLILAMLEARPRHGYELAQLIEQRSGGAVDFHAASLYPLLYRLERRGLLAARWVEKAGERRRRFYRLTAAGRKALASERQSWARYLDAMQALLRPERS from the coding sequence ATGGGCAATGAACTGGACAAGCGCGGCAGCGCCGAAGTCCTCATCCTCGCCATGCTCGAAGCCCGTCCCCGCCACGGCTATGAGCTGGCGCAATTGATCGAGCAGCGTTCCGGCGGCGCCGTCGACTTTCACGCCGCCTCGCTCTATCCGCTCCTCTACCGCCTCGAGCGCCGCGGCCTGCTCGCCGCCCGCTGGGTCGAAAAGGCGGGCGAGCGCCGCCGCCGCTTCTACCGCCTCACCGCGGCAGGCCGCAAAGCGCTCGCGTCCGAGCGTCAAAGCTGGGCCCGCTATCTGGACGCCATGCAAGCTCTTTTGCGCCCCGAAAGGTCCTGA
- a CDS encoding HlyD family efflux transporter periplasmic adaptor subunit translates to MVDIARDPKFLKQRRIKRIISTVIIVIVVAGISIFVSRLKPAPPTVDGGSVWPGQVQRGTMVRQVRGLGTLVPIEVRSIPAITAGRVVTIPVLPGTPVEPNTVLVQLANPDIMKALSDAQTQLKSAEADLANLKATLASSRLDQQSTLANTEAQYKTASLTSESDQNLLAKGLVARLDAESDAAKAQGLKQQIDYSRLKLASMKTSDAAQLASAEAKVAQSEAGVRLAQTQVDALTVRAGIKGLLEDLDMSSTGASTGTDQLQVGQYVTAGTTVARVVQPQKLKAEIKIAETDVRDVEIGQSASVDTHNGIVPGAVSRIDPNSVNGTVTVDVKLDGALPQGARPNLSVDGVVNIQTFKDVLYVGRPAFGQPHSTVSMFKISPDGKTGTRVQVELGAASVSTIQVLRGLHVGDWVVLSDTSTQDAHDQIRFSPAVAAVN, encoded by the coding sequence ATGGTTGACATCGCTCGCGACCCCAAGTTCCTCAAACAGCGCCGCATCAAGCGCATCATCTCCACCGTCATCATCGTGATCGTGGTGGCTGGCATTTCGATCTTTGTCTCGCGCCTCAAGCCCGCCCCGCCCACCGTCGATGGCGGCTCGGTCTGGCCTGGTCAGGTCCAGCGCGGCACCATGGTCCGCCAGGTCCGTGGCTTGGGCACGCTCGTGCCCATCGAGGTGCGCTCCATCCCCGCGATCACCGCCGGCCGCGTCGTCACCATCCCCGTGCTGCCAGGCACGCCCGTCGAACCCAATACGGTGCTCGTGCAATTGGCCAATCCCGACATCATGAAAGCCCTTTCTGACGCCCAGACGCAGCTCAAAAGTGCAGAGGCCGACTTGGCCAACCTCAAGGCCACACTTGCCAGCAGCCGCTTGGACCAGCAATCCACCCTCGCCAACACCGAGGCGCAATATAAAACTGCATCCTTGACTAGCGAAAGCGATCAAAACTTGCTAGCCAAAGGCCTCGTCGCGCGTCTGGATGCAGAGAGTGATGCCGCCAAGGCGCAAGGTTTGAAACAGCAGATTGATTACTCCCGTCTAAAGCTTGCCAGCATGAAGACCAGCGACGCCGCCCAACTCGCCTCCGCCGAAGCCAAGGTGGCCCAATCCGAGGCTGGCGTCCGCCTGGCCCAGACCCAGGTCGATGCCCTCACCGTCCGCGCCGGCATTAAAGGCCTGCTCGAAGATCTGGATATGTCCAGCACCGGCGCCTCCACCGGCACCGATCAGCTTCAAGTCGGTCAGTACGTTACTGCCGGCACTACCGTCGCCCGCGTCGTCCAGCCGCAAAAGCTCAAGGCCGAAATCAAGATCGCCGAGACCGACGTCCGCGACGTCGAAATCGGCCAGTCCGCCAGCGTCGACACCCACAACGGTATCGTCCCCGGCGCCGTCAGCCGCATTGACCCCAACTCCGTGAACGGCACCGTTACCGTCGATGTCAAGCTCGATGGTGCCCTCCCTCAGGGTGCCCGCCCCAACCTCAGCGTGGATGGAGTAGTAAATATCCAAACCTTCAAAGATGTGCTTTATGTCGGCCGGCCTGCATTCGGCCAGCCCCACTCCACCGTAAGTATGTTTAAGATATCGCCCGACGGCAAAACCGGCACCCGCGTGCAGGTCGAGCTGGGTGCGGCCTCGGTCAGTACCATCCAGGTGCTCCGCGGCCTGCACGTCGGCGATTGGGTGGTCTTGTCGGACACCTCGACCCAGGACGCCCATGACCAAATCCGTTTCAGCCCCGCGGTGGCCGCCGTAAATTAG
- a CDS encoding YqgE/AlgH family protein codes for MRTVYRSVSLSVARAAGIVVLMGICASGQQPGVGKLLVASPRVTNAQFRHAVILLIGYDAKGAAGLVLNRAGDKPLAALFPDVASAQGRSDTAYWGGPVGDKLMFCLVAASGPLREARQVLPGLYFSNNKNLMDLALNAREAGATFRVYVGYAGWTAEQIKRELNAGDWKVETATAAIVFDPAPVTLWERLTAVRVTPDGGR; via the coding sequence GTGAGAACGGTCTATCGGTCTGTCAGTCTGTCGGTCGCGCGGGCGGCTGGGATCGTGGTGCTGATGGGGATCTGCGCTTCGGGGCAGCAGCCGGGAGTGGGGAAATTGCTGGTGGCGAGTCCCCGGGTCACGAATGCGCAGTTCCGGCATGCCGTTATTTTGCTGATTGGGTACGATGCGAAAGGGGCGGCGGGGTTGGTGCTGAACCGGGCAGGGGATAAGCCGCTGGCGGCGCTGTTTCCGGACGTGGCCTCAGCGCAGGGGCGGAGCGATACGGCGTACTGGGGGGGACCGGTGGGCGACAAGCTGATGTTTTGCCTGGTGGCAGCGAGCGGGCCGTTGCGGGAGGCGCGCCAGGTGCTGCCGGGGTTGTATTTCAGCAACAACAAGAACCTGATGGATTTGGCGCTGAACGCCCGCGAAGCGGGGGCGACGTTTCGCGTGTACGTAGGCTACGCGGGCTGGACCGCGGAACAGATCAAGCGCGAACTGAACGCTGGGGATTGGAAGGTCGAGACGGCAACGGCGGCGATCGTATTCGATCCAGCGCCAGTGACGCTGTGGGAGCGGCTGACCGCAGTGAGGGTCACTCCTGACGGAGGGCGGTGA
- a CDS encoding PIN domain-containing protein: MAGQERRLTSLPGMKVAPLPPEVLVAVSVLPTAPNRPANDPADRILIATARTLGYTLVTRDRKMLDYAAGGDVSALPC, encoded by the coding sequence ATGGCGGGACAGGAACGGCGGTTGACCTCGCTGCCGGGAATGAAAGTTGCTCCTTTGCCGCCGGAAGTGCTGGTAGCCGTCAGTGTTCTCCCTACCGCGCCCAACCGGCCGGCCAACGACCCCGCCGACCGCATTTTGATTGCGACCGCCCGCACCCTGGGCTACACGCTTGTCACCCGCGACCGCAAGATGCTGGACTATGCTGCGGGCGGAGACGTGAGTGCGCTGCCTTGTTAG
- a CDS encoding ABC transporter permease, translating to MDWSRYVRERLHLSELDPAREASIVAELAQQLEQAARAGRDPEREIPDWPALARKIEREAAPASERWAAASDLVRDLRHAFRTWRAPGFAIIAILTLALGIGANTAMFSWVNAELLAALPYAHSGRLLILNEWADGRKVSVSFPDYVSWRQDNRKGQGSFVQMAWVQWFSTDLSGAGAPEVVASAGVSANYFSTLGILPVLGRSFSPGADSGAAKHEAVITWALAHRQFGTAANAVGKTINLDQKQAYAIVGILPPQYRDPNQTLVFLPDGLQLKNNADRGNRGDSAVIGERKPGVTVATAAAEMRAESARLSAAYPDDNNVGSIVAPLRSAFVGNDAPMLWLLLGAVGLVLLIACANVANLMLTRTAARQQEWSVRSALGAGRARLVRQLLAESLALGLVGTACGLLVAWAGMRGLAALMPIAAKEVVALSLNPTVLAFTVVAALIAIVLFGLGPALTASRPVAAGRGNAGLGWRARREALLVAEVALALMLTAAAGLLLRSFANLVAVNPGFQPSSVLTVSRRLAGPHYTNDPAVLQFEQQALARYAALPGVDATAIGTNLPLTGSHSRTDVSIVGRPLPQRGHYPHPDLHEISPGYLPAMGLPLLSGRNFDATDTTNSPAVVLISEHFARLSWSKPGDALGQQLCCGRKDARLTIIGIVGNTRQYGLNSPANIELYLPFTQYPPQHPTFVLRTSVPPLTLAHEASAIFHRLDPNLPAPEVQTMQQLLAASVGQPRAMLWLLEIFGALALLLAAIGIYGVVSYATERRTAEIGIRMALGANRTAVARMIGGQTLKLVAIGIALGLVGVLTLGHTLKLLLFQVSAADPLVLALAALVLLATGTLACAIPIRRATRVDPITALRQE from the coding sequence ATGGACTGGTCACGTTACGTCCGCGAGCGCCTGCACCTGTCCGAACTCGATCCCGCCCGCGAGGCTTCCATCGTCGCCGAACTCGCCCAGCAGCTTGAGCAGGCGGCCCGCGCCGGCCGCGACCCCGAGCGCGAAATCCCCGACTGGCCCGCGCTCGCCCGCAAAATCGAGCGCGAAGCCGCGCCCGCGTCCGAGCGCTGGGCCGCCGCCAGTGACCTCGTCCGCGACCTGCGCCACGCCTTCCGCACCTGGCGCGCTCCCGGCTTCGCCATCATCGCCATTCTTACCCTGGCCCTGGGCATCGGCGCCAATACCGCCATGTTCAGTTGGGTCAATGCCGAACTCCTCGCCGCTCTTCCCTATGCTCACTCCGGCCGCTTGCTCATCCTCAACGAGTGGGCCGACGGCCGCAAGGTCAGCGTCAGTTTTCCCGACTACGTGAGCTGGCGCCAGGACAATCGCAAAGGGCAGGGAAGTTTTGTCCAAATGGCATGGGTCCAGTGGTTCAGCACTGATCTCAGCGGTGCCGGCGCGCCCGAGGTCGTTGCCTCCGCCGGTGTCTCGGCCAATTACTTCTCCACGCTCGGCATCCTTCCCGTGCTTGGCCGCAGCTTCAGCCCCGGCGCCGACAGCGGCGCGGCCAAGCACGAAGCCGTCATTACCTGGGCGCTCGCCCACCGCCAATTCGGCACCGCTGCCAACGCGGTCGGCAAGACCATCAATCTTGATCAGAAGCAGGCCTACGCCATCGTCGGCATCCTGCCGCCCCAGTACCGCGACCCCAACCAGACCCTCGTGTTCCTGCCCGACGGCCTACAGCTCAAAAACAACGCCGACCGCGGCAATCGGGGCGACAGCGCCGTTATCGGCGAACGCAAACCCGGTGTAACCGTCGCCACCGCCGCCGCCGAAATGCGCGCCGAATCCGCCCGCCTCTCCGCCGCTTATCCCGACGATAACAATGTCGGCTCCATCGTTGCCCCACTGCGTTCTGCCTTCGTCGGCAACGACGCGCCCATGCTCTGGCTCCTGCTTGGCGCTGTCGGTCTCGTCCTGCTCATTGCCTGCGCCAACGTGGCCAACCTCATGCTCACCCGCACCGCCGCCCGCCAGCAGGAGTGGTCTGTCCGCTCCGCCCTCGGCGCCGGCCGCGCCCGCCTCGTCCGTCAGTTGCTCGCCGAGAGCCTGGCCCTCGGCTTGGTCGGCACCGCCTGCGGCCTGCTCGTCGCTTGGGCCGGAATGCGCGGCCTCGCCGCCCTCATGCCCATCGCCGCCAAGGAAGTCGTCGCGCTCAGCCTCAACCCAACCGTCCTCGCCTTCACCGTCGTGGCTGCCCTCATCGCGATCGTTCTCTTCGGTCTCGGCCCCGCGCTCACCGCCTCGCGTCCTGTCGCTGCCGGACGCGGCAATGCCGGCCTTGGCTGGCGCGCCCGCCGCGAAGCCTTGCTGGTCGCCGAGGTCGCCCTCGCCCTCATGCTCACCGCCGCCGCCGGTTTGTTGCTACGCAGTTTTGCCAATCTCGTGGCTGTGAACCCCGGCTTCCAGCCCAGCAGTGTGCTTACCGTCAGCCGCCGCCTCGCCGGCCCGCACTACACCAACGACCCCGCCGTATTGCAGTTCGAGCAGCAAGCCCTCGCTCGCTACGCTGCCTTGCCCGGCGTAGACGCCACCGCCATCGGCACCAATCTCCCGCTCACCGGCAGCCACAGCCGTACCGATGTCAGCATCGTCGGCCGTCCGCTCCCGCAGCGGGGTCATTACCCCCACCCCGATCTCCACGAGATCAGTCCCGGTTATCTGCCCGCTATGGGACTACCGCTGCTCTCTGGCCGTAACTTCGATGCCACTGACACAACGAACTCGCCCGCCGTCGTGCTCATCAGCGAACACTTCGCGCGCCTCTCCTGGTCCAAGCCCGGCGATGCCTTGGGCCAGCAGCTCTGCTGCGGCCGCAAAGACGCACGCCTCACCATCATTGGTATCGTCGGCAACACCCGCCAGTACGGTCTGAACTCACCTGCAAACATCGAGCTTTATCTCCCCTTCACGCAGTATCCGCCCCAGCACCCGACGTTCGTTCTGCGCACTAGTGTCCCGCCGCTCACGCTGGCTCACGAAGCCAGCGCTATCTTTCACCGCCTCGATCCCAACCTGCCCGCGCCCGAAGTGCAAACCATGCAGCAGCTCCTCGCCGCCTCGGTCGGCCAGCCCCGCGCCATGCTCTGGCTGCTGGAAATTTTCGGAGCTCTCGCTCTCCTGCTCGCCGCCATCGGCATTTACGGCGTCGTCAGCTACGCCACCGAGCGCCGCACCGCCGAGATCGGCATCCGCATGGCTCTCGGCGCCAACCGCACCGCAGTCGCGCGCATGATCGGCGGCCAAACTTTGAAGCTCGTGGCCATCGGCATCGCCCTCGGCCTCGTCGGCGTCCTCACCCTCGGACACACCCTCAAGCTTTTGCTTTTTCAGGTCTCCGCCGCCGATCCGCTCGTCCTTGCGCTCGCTGCCCTGGTTCTGCTCGCCACCGGCACCCTCGCCTGCGCCATCCCCATCCGCCGCGCCACCCGCGTCGACCCCATCACCGCCCTCCGTCAGGAGTGA